A window of the Hyphomicrobiales bacterium 4NK60-0047b genome harbors these coding sequences:
- a CDS encoding metallophosphoesterase, whose amino-acid sequence MTTQTETRLVHLTDIHFPQTLFPSLTEFSLKRLFGFFNWHLSRKSMHLSSTLEAMTEDVFAQTFNHLIVSGDLVNLSLHQEYKTALSWMERFGAPSEVSFVPGNHDYYGQTPFLYPASTRALPLQADAPTPRSKDLLPFMTSDDRGVELGGASGPDLPFVRVVNDVALIGLNSGVPTPLFKAYGKLNEKSLDALAHILNACKEAHLYRCVILHHPPLPGITTLSRGLQNDHLLQALLREVGAELVLYGHNHKQHHERLTTNHGVCHIVGTPSASIGLNSRYELARYNLFSIRRITDGWSTKIQGRGLQENYGDVVDLGTTDLV is encoded by the coding sequence ATGACGACACAGACTGAGACACGTCTTGTACATCTGACAGACATTCATTTCCCTCAGACGCTATTCCCGTCTCTAACGGAGTTTTCTTTAAAGCGTTTGTTTGGTTTTTTTAATTGGCACCTATCTCGTAAATCAATGCACCTGAGCAGCACACTTGAAGCTATGACAGAAGATGTATTTGCGCAAACTTTTAACCACCTAATAGTCTCGGGTGATTTGGTAAATTTGTCATTGCATCAAGAATATAAGACCGCTCTTAGCTGGATGGAGCGATTTGGGGCTCCCTCCGAGGTTTCTTTTGTACCTGGCAATCACGATTATTATGGCCAAACTCCATTTCTCTATCCAGCAAGTACGCGGGCTTTACCTCTACAAGCAGATGCCCCCACCCCTCGCTCGAAAGATTTACTTCCCTTTATGACTTCAGATGACAGGGGTGTTGAATTAGGGGGAGCATCTGGGCCTGACTTACCTTTTGTAAGGGTAGTGAATGATGTTGCACTGATTGGTTTAAACTCTGGCGTTCCTACACCTCTATTTAAAGCTTATGGTAAATTGAATGAGAAAAGTCTGGATGCTTTAGCTCATATTTTAAACGCCTGCAAAGAAGCGCATCTATATCGCTGTGTTATTTTGCATCACCCCCCTCTTCCTGGAATTACAACTCTCTCTCGCGGTCTTCAAAATGATCATTTGTTGCAAGCGCTGTTGCGAGAGGTTGGCGCTGAGCTCGTTCTTTATGGGCATAATCACAAGCAACATCATGAAAGGCTTACGACCAATCATGGTGTTTGTCATATTGTTGGTACACCCAGCGCTTCAATTGGTCTCAACAGCCGGTATGAGCTAGCCAGATATAATCTTTTTTCTATTCGGCGTATAACTGATGGGTGGTCAACGAAAATACAAGGACGAGGTCTTCAGGAAAACTACGGGGACGTTGTTGACTTGGGAACAACCGATCTTGTTTAG
- a CDS encoding NUDIX domain-containing protein: MNGRLAKMFSKLLTAFFRPFWRLTRGTTMGAQAVVIDHKSRVLLVRHGYRPGWHFPGGGVEHFEALSEAMERELFEETRVELTGKPKLHGIFTNFETFKGDHIGVFIVQDWKQDKMPKPNAEIKEIGFFYRDELPEQTVTGVINRLDEIFEGKAISNEWK; this comes from the coding sequence ATGAACGGTCGACTAGCTAAAATGTTTTCTAAACTACTCACAGCATTTTTCCGCCCCTTCTGGCGCTTAACTCGTGGTACGACCATGGGCGCTCAAGCAGTTGTAATCGATCACAAGTCTAGAGTTTTATTGGTTCGCCACGGATACAGGCCCGGATGGCATTTTCCCGGTGGCGGCGTTGAACATTTCGAAGCTTTGTCAGAGGCTATGGAGCGGGAACTTTTTGAAGAAACAAGAGTAGAACTTACCGGTAAACCGAAATTACACGGCATCTTCACAAATTTTGAAACGTTCAAAGGAGATCATATCGGTGTCTTCATCGTTCAGGATTGGAAGCAAGATAAAATGCCCAAACCCAATGCTGAGATAAAAGAAATTGGATTTTTCTATCGAGATGAGTTACCAGAACAAACCGTAACAGGCGTGATAAATCGTTTAGACGAAATATTTGAGGGAAAAGCCATCTCAAATGAATGGAAATAA
- a CDS encoding N-acetyltransferase, whose product MTKLTKTPISAITSEMEELFDRHLGPGRFARTAYRLREQGSSTKPVGINVFDKNKLVGTVSLTELIIGGEHCCFLLGPLLIDECHRSKGLGLELINDAIELAKTKDAAAILLVGDIAYYEKAGFKQIQMGQIKLPGPVDPARLLMFEIDQGAINFVKGVAKTT is encoded by the coding sequence GTGACCAAACTAACCAAAACACCAATAAGCGCCATAACAAGCGAAATGGAAGAGCTCTTTGACAGGCATCTTGGGCCAGGCCGCTTTGCAAGAACAGCCTACCGTCTGCGTGAACAGGGCAGTTCAACAAAGCCTGTTGGAATTAATGTTTTTGATAAAAACAAGCTGGTAGGCACGGTCAGCTTGACAGAGCTAATCATAGGCGGTGAACACTGTTGCTTTTTGCTCGGGCCTCTCTTAATTGATGAATGCCACCGCTCAAAAGGGTTAGGGTTAGAGCTTATAAATGACGCAATAGAACTGGCAAAAACCAAAGACGCTGCAGCTATTTTATTGGTTGGTGACATTGCATACTATGAAAAAGCCGGTTTTAAACAAATTCAAATGGGACAGATAAAACTACCGGGCCCAGTAGACCCAGCTAGGCTATTGATGTTTGAAATCGATCAAGGAGCAATAAATTTTGTAAAAGGCGTTGCAAAGACCACCTGA